From Desmodus rotundus isolate HL8 chromosome 12, HLdesRot8A.1, whole genome shotgun sequence, one genomic window encodes:
- the TIMM50 gene encoding mitochondrial import inner membrane translocase subunit TIM50 isoform X2 produces the protein MIIEPTSPCLLPDPLREPYYQPPYTLVLELTGVLLHPEWSLATGWRFKKRPGIETLFQQLAPLYEIVIFTSETGMTAFPLIDSVDPHGFISYRLFRDATRYMDGHHVKDISCLNRDPARVVIVDCKKEAFRLQPYNGVALRPWDGNSDDRVLLDLSAFLKTIALNGVEDVRTVLEHYALEDDPLEAFKQRQSRLEQEEQQRLAELSKSSKQNLFFSSLTSRLWPRSKQP, from the exons ATGATCATCGagcccaccagcccctgccttctCCCAGACCCTCTGCGGGAGCCATACTACCAGCCGCCCTACACCCTGGTCTTGGAGCTCACTGGTGTCCTCTTGCACCCTGAGTGGTCG CTGGCCACTGGCTGGAGGTTTAAGAAGCGTCCAGGCATCGAGACCTTATTCCAGCAGCTTGCTCCTTTGTATGAAATTGTCATCTTTACGTCAGAGACTGGCATG ACTGCATTTCCACTCATCGACAGTGTGGACCCCCATGGCTTCATCTCCTATCGCCTCTTCCGGGACGCCACACGATATATGGATGGGCACCATGTTAAG GATATTTCCTGTCTGAATCGGGACCCAGCCCGTGTGGTAATTGTGGACTGCAAGAAGGAAGCCTTTCGCCTACAGCCCTACAATGGTGTTGCCCTGCGGCCCTGGGATGGCAACTCTGATGACCGGGTCTTGTTGGATCTGTCTGCCTTTCTCAAGA CCATCGCACTGAATGGTGTGGAGGATGTCCGGACTGTGCTGGAGCACTACGCCCTCGAGGATGATCCACTGGAGGCTTTCAAACAGCGGCAAAGCCGGCTAGAGCAG GAAGAGCAGCAGCGCCTGGCCGAGCTCTCCAAATCCAGCAAGCAGAACCTCTTCTTCAGCTCTCTCACTAGCCGCTTGTGGCCTCGCTCCAAACAGCCCTGA
- the TIMM50 gene encoding mitochondrial import inner membrane translocase subunit TIM50 isoform X3, producing the protein MAASAALALRLRSGLWLGSRGFCTRLVTPPSRASDQAKEIGSHPSTKAQAQGSQQQQGTEGPSYAKKVALWLAGLLGAGGTVSVVYIFGNNSVDETGAKIPDEFDNDPILVQQLRRTYKYFKDYRQMIIEPTSPCLLPDPLREPYYQPPYTLVLELTGVLLHPEWSLATGWRFKKRPGIETLFQQLAPLYEIVIFTSETGMTAFPLIDSVDPHGFISYRLFRDATRYMDGHHVKDISCLNRDPARVVIVDCKKEAFRLQPYNGVALRPWDGNSDDRVLLDLSAFLKTIALNGVEDVRTVLEHYALEDDPLEAFKQRQSRLEQEEQQRLAELSKSSKQNLFFSSLTSRLWPRSKQP; encoded by the exons ATGGCGGCCTCGGCGGCGCTGGCCCTACGCTTGCGGAGCGGGCTCTGGCTCGGTTCGCGGGGGTTTTGCACGAGGCTGGTGACACCGCCCTCCCGGGCTTCGGACCAG GCCAAGGAGATTGGGAGCCACCCCAGCACTAAGGCCCAGGCACAGGGgtcacagcagcagcagggcaCGGAGGGTCCCAGCTACGCCAAAAAAGTCGCACTCTGGCTTGCTGGGCTGCTCGGGGCCGGAGGGACCGTGAGTGTCGTCTATATCTTCG GAAACAATTCTGTGGATGAAACTGGTGCCAAG ATTCCTGATGAATTCGACAATG ATCCAATTCTGGTACAGCAGTTGCGCCGGAcatacaaatatttcaaagattatAGACAG ATGATCATCGagcccaccagcccctgccttctCCCAGACCCTCTGCGGGAGCCATACTACCAGCCGCCCTACACCCTGGTCTTGGAGCTCACTGGTGTCCTCTTGCACCCTGAGTGGTCG CTGGCCACTGGCTGGAGGTTTAAGAAGCGTCCAGGCATCGAGACCTTATTCCAGCAGCTTGCTCCTTTGTATGAAATTGTCATCTTTACGTCAGAGACTGGCATG ACTGCATTTCCACTCATCGACAGTGTGGACCCCCATGGCTTCATCTCCTATCGCCTCTTCCGGGACGCCACACGATATATGGATGGGCACCATGTTAAG GATATTTCCTGTCTGAATCGGGACCCAGCCCGTGTGGTAATTGTGGACTGCAAGAAGGAAGCCTTTCGCCTACAGCCCTACAATGGTGTTGCCCTGCGGCCCTGGGATGGCAACTCTGATGACCGGGTCTTGTTGGATCTGTCTGCCTTTCTCAAGA CCATCGCACTGAATGGTGTGGAGGATGTCCGGACTGTGCTGGAGCACTACGCCCTCGAGGATGATCCACTGGAGGCTTTCAAACAGCGGCAAAGCCGGCTAGAGCAG GAAGAGCAGCAGCGCCTGGCCGAGCTCTCCAAATCCAGCAAGCAGAACCTCTTCTTCAGCTCTCTCACTAGCCGCTTGTGGCCTCGCTCCAAACAGCCCTGA
- the TIMM50 gene encoding mitochondrial import inner membrane translocase subunit TIM50 isoform X1, whose product MAASAALALRLRSGLWLGSRGFCTRLVTPPSRASDQPPGVADTCSPDAGGSSTSSGLHLLWTPRGCRGKGSPAPHLSDRPGSPGLCLQDPWAPGLSTFESLGSWSRTLFLDPSERPNQSPGWLPLQGRNPRGYAKEIGSHPSTKAQAQGSQQQQGTEGPSYAKKVALWLAGLLGAGGTVSVVYIFGNNSVDETGAKIPDEFDNDPILVQQLRRTYKYFKDYRQMIIEPTSPCLLPDPLREPYYQPPYTLVLELTGVLLHPEWSLATGWRFKKRPGIETLFQQLAPLYEIVIFTSETGMTAFPLIDSVDPHGFISYRLFRDATRYMDGHHVKDISCLNRDPARVVIVDCKKEAFRLQPYNGVALRPWDGNSDDRVLLDLSAFLKTIALNGVEDVRTVLEHYALEDDPLEAFKQRQSRLEQEEQQRLAELSKSSKQNLFFSSLTSRLWPRSKQP is encoded by the exons ATGGCGGCCTCGGCGGCGCTGGCCCTACGCTTGCGGAGCGGGCTCTGGCTCGGTTCGCGGGGGTTTTGCACGAGGCTGGTGACACCGCCCTCCCGGGCTTCGGACCAG cctccaggggtGGCTGATACTTGCTCCCCAGATGCTGGGGGCTCAAGTACGTCCTCTGGACTCCACCTCCTCTGGACACCACGTGGGTGCCGGGGGAAAGGGTCACCTGCTCCTCATCTCAGTGACCGCCCAG GTTCTCCAGGCCTTTGCCtccaggatccctgggcacctggcctaTCAACTTTTGAATCCTTGGGATCCTGGAGCCGGACACTATTTCTTGACCCTTCTGAGAGACCCAATCAATCTCCTGGCTGGCTGCCCCTCCAGGGACGCAACCCCAGAGGCTAT GCCAAGGAGATTGGGAGCCACCCCAGCACTAAGGCCCAGGCACAGGGgtcacagcagcagcagggcaCGGAGGGTCCCAGCTACGCCAAAAAAGTCGCACTCTGGCTTGCTGGGCTGCTCGGGGCCGGAGGGACCGTGAGTGTCGTCTATATCTTCG GAAACAATTCTGTGGATGAAACTGGTGCCAAG ATTCCTGATGAATTCGACAATG ATCCAATTCTGGTACAGCAGTTGCGCCGGAcatacaaatatttcaaagattatAGACAG ATGATCATCGagcccaccagcccctgccttctCCCAGACCCTCTGCGGGAGCCATACTACCAGCCGCCCTACACCCTGGTCTTGGAGCTCACTGGTGTCCTCTTGCACCCTGAGTGGTCG CTGGCCACTGGCTGGAGGTTTAAGAAGCGTCCAGGCATCGAGACCTTATTCCAGCAGCTTGCTCCTTTGTATGAAATTGTCATCTTTACGTCAGAGACTGGCATG ACTGCATTTCCACTCATCGACAGTGTGGACCCCCATGGCTTCATCTCCTATCGCCTCTTCCGGGACGCCACACGATATATGGATGGGCACCATGTTAAG GATATTTCCTGTCTGAATCGGGACCCAGCCCGTGTGGTAATTGTGGACTGCAAGAAGGAAGCCTTTCGCCTACAGCCCTACAATGGTGTTGCCCTGCGGCCCTGGGATGGCAACTCTGATGACCGGGTCTTGTTGGATCTGTCTGCCTTTCTCAAGA CCATCGCACTGAATGGTGTGGAGGATGTCCGGACTGTGCTGGAGCACTACGCCCTCGAGGATGATCCACTGGAGGCTTTCAAACAGCGGCAAAGCCGGCTAGAGCAG GAAGAGCAGCAGCGCCTGGCCGAGCTCTCCAAATCCAGCAAGCAGAACCTCTTCTTCAGCTCTCTCACTAGCCGCTTGTGGCCTCGCTCCAAACAGCCCTGA
- the LOC128779703 gene encoding transcription elongation factor SPT5 produces the protein MCSVYLKDSEKVVSISSEHLEPITPTKNNKVKVILGEDREATGVLLSIDGEDGIVRMDLDEQLKILNLRFLGKLLEA, from the exons ATGTGCTCCGTGTACCTGAAGGACAGTGAGAAAGTTGTCAGCATCTCCAGTGAGCACCTGGAGCCCATCACCCCCACCAAGAACAACAAG GTGAAGGTGATCCTGGGTGAGGATCGGGAAGCCACAGGTGTCCTGCTGAGCATTGATGGTGAGGACGGCATCGTCCGCATGGACCTTGATGAACAGCTCAAGATCCTCAACCTCCGCTTCCTGGGGAAGCTCCTGGAGGCCTGA